Within the Streptomyces sp. NBC_00353 genome, the region ACCGGCCCTCGTTCACGGGCGCCGCGCAGTTTGCGCACACCAATCGGTCATAGGTCATGCGCTTTCCTCCTCCCGCGCGGCGGAGCCGCATACGCGTTCTCTCCGCACAACGCTCATGGAAACGCATCCGTTCCCCCTCCACTGTGCCAGCTCGCGCAGATTTCGGCGCGGCCCGCCGGAAACACCCGGTCCGTTCCGGCTCCGGTTGCGCCCCGGCACGGTTCCGTTCCGCCATAAATCGCCCATCAGCGGACGCGCGCCTGCACGCCTCAGCCCGGTTCGCGTATGGTCACGCACACCTACTCCCGGCCGACCGTGGTGCATCCGTGATCCGATTCGACAACGTCTCCAAGACATACCCGAAGCAGAGCCGTCCCGCTCTACGGGATGTGTCTCTCGATATCGAGAAGGGCGAGTTCGTCTTCCTGGTGGGCTCCTCCGGCTCCGGCAAGTCCACCTTCATGCGACTCATCCTCCGCGAGGAGCGTGCCAGCCAGGGCATGGTCCATGTCCTCGGCAAGGACCTCGCGCGCCTGTCCAACTGGAAGGTGCCGCAGATGCGGCGCCAGCTGGGCACGGTCTTCCAGGACTTCCGGCTGCTCCCCAACAAGACCGTCGCGGAGAACGTGGCGTTCGCCCAGGAAGTCATCGGCAAGCCGCGCGGCGAGATCCGCAAGGCCGTACCGCAGGTCCTCGACCTCGTCGGTCTCGGCGGCAAGGAGGACCGGATGCCCGGTGAGCTCTCCGGCGGT harbors:
- the ftsE gene encoding cell division ATP-binding protein FtsE, whose translation is MIRFDNVSKTYPKQSRPALRDVSLDIEKGEFVFLVGSSGSGKSTFMRLILREERASQGMVHVLGKDLARLSNWKVPQMRRQLGTVFQDFRLLPNKTVAENVAFAQEVIGKPRGEIRKAVPQVLDLVGLGGKEDRMPGELSGGEQQRVAIARAFVNRPMLLIADEPTGNLDPQTSVGIMKLLDRINRTGTTVIMATHDQNIVDQMRKRVIELEQGRLVRDQARGVYGYQH